The window AGATACCGCGAAATCTACGATCGCCGAATGGCCAAGATCATCAAGAACGGCGACCTCGATTTCTATCTGCGCAAGGCGGGCATCGAAGAAGAGCGCATCCGCGCCATCCACGAACTCAACGCCCCTTCGACAAAGTAGCTCACCATGGACGAATACCGCCACGTCGCTCGTTTCTACGATCCACTGGTGGGCCCGTTTCTTCGCCCCATCCACAGGGCCATGCTCACACCGCTTCATTCCCGAAAAAGCAGCACCCTCATTGACCTGTGCTGCGGCACTGGCACCCTCGCGGCCATGGCTGCCGAGGCAGGAATCACGGCAACCGGGGTAGACCTGTCTGCTCCCATGCTGGACGTAGCTCGAGGAAAATCTCCCGACGTCACATTCATTCATTCCGATGCCACCGCCGTGCCCCTTGAGGACGCCAGCTTCGATGCCTGCACCATCAGCTTCGCTCTGCATGAAAAGCCGCTCCCGGTGGCCGAAGCCATACTCGCCGAGACGCGCCGCCTGATCCGGCCCGGGGGACTGCTTGTGGTAGCCGACTACCGTTTCCCTCAGTCACGACGATCATTCTTTACCGGTCTTGGCATCCGCATCATCGAGCGCATGGCGGGCCGCGATCACTTCACTCATTTCCGCACGTACATGGACAATGGGGGCACTCAATCGTTCCTCGCTCGCAGCGGATTGCCGGGCAATCCCACCGCAACCCATCTCAACGGCTGGGTCGGACTGTTCGTGCATGTAATCTAAAAAAAAGAAAGGCATCTCCCACAATGGGAGATGCCTACGCGCGAGAGGAGATGTTCCGTCTATGAACGGGTCTCTTCCAAATTCTTGGGACCGTCAGGACCGCCGGGGCCACGACCTTCAGGACCGCCAGGGCCTTCCGGGCCACCGGGGCCACGCTTGGAGTGCATGCGTTCCATACGCTCCATGCGATCCTTGATCATCTTGACGAACTCGGTCTTCTGTTCCTTGTTCAGCATGTCATAAATCTTGAGCATGGCGTCGATCTGGTAGGAGAAGTCATCCGGCATGACGCGCACTTCCTGCTTCATGGTCTTGGCCAGCATGCGTACATCAGGCTGTTCCTTTTCCATTTCAATACGGACAGCTTCATGCAGGGTGTCACGGCGAGCCTTGGCCTCTTCCATCTTGGCAGCCATCTGCTTGCGAATGGCGGAATACTTGGTCTGCTGGGCCGAGGTCAGCTCAAGCTCCTGCATGGCGTAATCGAGCTTGGAAAGGACACGCTCTTTCATGTTGTCCTTCCCCTTGGGCCCGAACCCGCCCTTGAAACCGGAGACAGCCATTCCACTGGTGGCCAGAACCATGACCAGAACCAAGGATCCCAATACGATCCACCGCTTGTTTTGCATCTTCTTCATATTTTCCTCCGTAGTTGGTGTTCATTCGATGAGTCGCAATCTACGGAGCAACCGTTAAACCCTCATTTTACAGGGGTTAAAGGATGTAAAACCATGTTAAGAAAGAACACCCAACGCAGCCTCGTCTACAAACCAAAGCGTTTCTTCAGATTCAACCCGGGCTGCGGGATAGCGACTGCCTGCTTCAGGATCGCTCAATATCTCATTGAAAACATCCTTTTTCCCCTGCCCCACAACAAGAAAGAGTGCCAGACGGGCAGCATTCAACACCGGAAATGTTAAGGTCACGCGATCGACAGCAGGATTCGCCGGGGGAGCAATGACTGGAGCGACCCATCCCTGTGCATCCAGCGCATCGGTCCCGGGAAAAAGCGATGCAGTATGACCGTCTCCACCAATTCCCTGCAGGAGAAAATCAAATCTTGGAATTCCATCTGTGCCAAAGACCGATTCCAGGTCTGCGCTCATTACCTCAGTGGCTCTGACTGCACCAAGCTCGCCCTGTATCCGAAATACTTGAGACTCAGGGACAGGCACAACACTCAGGAGCTTCTTATGAGCCATGAGGTAATTGCTCCACTCATGTTCAGGACCGACGGC of the Pseudodesulfovibrio sp. zrk46 genome contains:
- a CDS encoding Spy/CpxP family protein refolding chaperone is translated as MKKMQNKRWIVLGSLVLVMVLATSGMAVSGFKGGFGPKGKDNMKERVLSKLDYAMQELELTSAQQTKYSAIRKQMAAKMEEAKARRDTLHEAVRIEMEKEQPDVRMLAKTMKQEVRVMPDDFSYQIDAMLKIYDMLNKEQKTEFVKMIKDRMERMERMHSKRGPGGPEGPGGPEGRGPGGPDGPKNLEETRS
- a CDS encoding class I SAM-dependent methyltransferase; translation: MDEYRHVARFYDPLVGPFLRPIHRAMLTPLHSRKSSTLIDLCCGTGTLAAMAAEAGITATGVDLSAPMLDVARGKSPDVTFIHSDATAVPLEDASFDACTISFALHEKPLPVAEAILAETRRLIRPGGLLVVADYRFPQSRRSFFTGLGIRIIERMAGRDHFTHFRTYMDNGGTQSFLARSGLPGNPTATHLNGWVGLFVHVI
- the pgl gene encoding 6-phosphogluconolactonase, with amino-acid sequence MVDFYVFQDAAGVSMAAAELMLERAQQAVEEHGRFVLALSGGSTPGLLFELLAEEPFRDVFPWEKTFVFWGDDRAVGPEHEWSNYLMAHKKLLSVVPVPESQVFRIQGELGAVRATEVMSADLESVFGTDGIPRFDFLLQGIGGDGHTASLFPGTDALDAQGWVAPVIAPPANPAVDRVTLTFPVLNAARLALFLVVGQGKKDVFNEILSDPEAGSRYPAARVESEETLWFVDEAALGVLS